A portion of the Paenibacillus marchantiae genome contains these proteins:
- a CDS encoding asparaginase — MESALLIKEYRAGVMECAHYGHISITDENGNVVYSAGDPHFRAFTRSSAKPFQAIPGIRAGIAGHYGLTAQEIAIMSSSHRSEPMHIQVLEQIESKIGLGEECLICAPSYPLNEESRNQWLRSQGEKRRILHNCSGKHLGVLAYTQMKQADLGSYAEPEHPVQREILETMAYMAGIEQQEIKLGTDGCGFPVFSLPLSALSNAYLKLACPDLIEDLSTRSAVETITGAMNEYPLMVGGTQRVDSVLLEDSNIVAKGGFKGVFGFALKKERLGITFKVLDGSEEEWAYIAQSILEQIGYSNRKTIERLAEVYPPDIRNDAGKVVGRAESEFKLHSPEESV, encoded by the coding sequence ATGGAGAGTGCCCTGTTAATTAAAGAATACCGTGCGGGCGTTATGGAATGCGCCCATTACGGACACATAAGCATTACGGATGAGAACGGCAATGTTGTATATTCAGCCGGAGATCCGCATTTTAGAGCGTTTACCCGTTCATCTGCCAAGCCCTTTCAGGCCATTCCGGGAATTCGTGCTGGTATTGCTGGGCATTACGGTCTGACAGCTCAGGAGATTGCCATTATGTCTTCCTCACACCGTTCGGAGCCGATGCATATTCAGGTGTTGGAGCAGATAGAAAGCAAAATAGGGTTGGGTGAAGAGTGCTTGATTTGCGCACCGAGTTACCCCCTCAATGAAGAAAGCCGAAATCAATGGCTACGATCTCAAGGAGAGAAGCGTCGTATTCTCCACAACTGCTCCGGTAAACATCTGGGCGTTCTCGCATACACTCAGATGAAACAGGCCGATTTGGGAAGTTATGCAGAACCAGAACATCCGGTACAGCGTGAAATTCTGGAGACCATGGCCTATATGGCAGGGATTGAACAGCAAGAGATTAAACTTGGGACGGATGGCTGCGGCTTTCCGGTATTTTCGTTGCCATTGTCGGCATTGTCGAACGCATATCTGAAGCTGGCTTGCCCGGATCTGATCGAGGACCTGTCTACACGTTCCGCGGTAGAGACCATTACTGGAGCCATGAACGAATATCCGTTAATGGTAGGAGGAACGCAGCGTGTGGATTCCGTGCTGCTGGAAGACAGCAACATTGTAGCTAAAGGTGGCTTCAAGGGTGTATTTGGTTTTGCCCTGAAAAAGGAACGCCTCGGAATTACGTTCAAAGTGCTTGATGGTTCGGAAGAAGAATGGGCCTATATTGCCCAATCCATTCTGGAGCAGATTGGCTACAGCAATCGGAAAACCATCGAACGACTGGCAGAAGTATATCCACCTGACATTCGGAACGACGCAGGTAAAGTCGTAGGGCGGGCAGAGAGCGAATTCAAGCTTCACTCACCTGAAGAAAGCGTATAA
- a CDS encoding GlsB/YeaQ/YmgE family stress response membrane protein — MWGIIISIVMAVIIGVIGDALAGHNMPGGIIGAMVAGFAGAWLGALLLGNWGPVIGNFAVIPAIIGTAVFVFLLGLVSRLFRQAA, encoded by the coding sequence ATGTGGGGTATTATTATCAGCATTGTGATGGCAGTCATTATCGGTGTAATCGGTGATGCACTTGCCGGTCATAACATGCCTGGAGGAATTATTGGTGCAATGGTTGCCGGATTTGCCGGAGCCTGGCTGGGAGCACTCTTGCTTGGTAACTGGGGACCGGTCATCGGTAACTTTGCCGTAATTCCTGCTATCATTGGAACAGCAGTCTTTGTCTTTTTGCTGGGGCTTGTGTCCAGACTGTTCAGACAGGCTGCCTGA
- a CDS encoding phosphatase PAP2 family protein: MLRKTQLPTSGLARKTSVRPLLNWAGVGIIASVSVVFLLAALGALLGNDVILSLDDRIQQLFYLNSDSRLHLLPFISFITALGSFRLSAIAAIGFSILFLWQRRPRFLIYGYALLSSFAMMWILNTLLKEIFRRSRPELEHLLVVHGYSFPSGHAMISMGFYGMLFVIWTIERHQRMSGVALPVICGITFIFLVGLSRIMLGVHFPTDVFTGFAAGLAWIFCMIKGIQRSV, encoded by the coding sequence ATGCTGCGCAAAACGCAATTACCCACTTCCGGGTTAGCTCGCAAAACTTCAGTACGTCCACTGCTCAACTGGGCTGGTGTCGGAATTATAGCCAGCGTTTCGGTCGTCTTCTTGCTGGCGGCTCTGGGAGCGTTGCTGGGTAACGATGTTATCCTTTCATTGGATGACAGGATCCAGCAGTTATTTTATCTGAACTCAGATTCACGTCTTCATCTGTTGCCTTTCATTTCATTCATTACTGCGCTCGGTTCTTTCAGACTTTCTGCCATCGCAGCTATCGGTTTTTCAATTCTTTTCTTGTGGCAGCGTCGTCCCCGTTTCCTCATATATGGTTATGCGTTACTCAGCAGTTTTGCCATGATGTGGATTCTCAACACCTTATTGAAGGAAATATTCAGGCGTAGTAGACCTGAGCTGGAACATCTGCTGGTTGTTCATGGATATAGTTTTCCAAGTGGTCATGCGATGATCTCGATGGGGTTTTATGGCATGCTCTTTGTCATCTGGACGATTGAACGACATCAACGTATGTCTGGAGTTGCACTGCCTGTCATTTGCGGAATCACATTTATATTTCTGGTCGGCCTCAGCCGCATCATGCTGGGTGTACATTTTCCAACCGACGTTTTCACCGGATTTGCTGCAGGACTGGCTTGGATCTTCTGTATGATTAAAGGGATTCAACGTTCCGTCTGA
- a CDS encoding YtxH domain-containing protein — MNKAEEQYPVQSGSTFAKGIFIGGLLGAAAALLFAPKPGRELRDDLSEKVGIVTDRTKEVAAVVGDKASELAKTVSSKTSDIAKTVNQGRNDVMDSVRKASADVANEASKASDEVATASVEAKEDARKELNSTSL, encoded by the coding sequence ATGAATAAAGCAGAAGAACAATATCCTGTACAAAGCGGTTCCACTTTCGCCAAAGGTATTTTCATCGGAGGTTTGCTGGGAGCAGCAGCAGCACTACTCTTTGCCCCTAAACCAGGACGCGAATTGCGTGATGACCTTTCCGAGAAAGTGGGGATCGTTACAGATCGCACAAAAGAAGTTGCAGCGGTTGTCGGTGATAAAGCTTCCGAACTGGCTAAAACGGTCTCTTCCAAAACTTCTGATATTGCAAAAACGGTAAACCAAGGCCGTAATGACGTTATGGACTCCGTAAGAAAAGCTTCCGCTGATGTAGCGAATGAAGCATCCAAAGCGTCGGACGAAGTGGCTACCGCTTCTGTAGAAGCGAAGGAAGATGCACGTAAAGAATTGAACTCGACCAGCCTGTAA